A section of the Cryobacterium soli genome encodes:
- a CDS encoding HdeD family acid-resistance protein: MSNSTGTGTAVFALSIDPGHLSAREITGIRVAFAASAVLAIAIGTVLLVWTEATLTVIAVLFGLYFVISGVVRIVRGVAATGAGTGGRVLNIVFGVLVLILGILALRNPEGSLAVLGLLVGIVWIVEGVAALVEFTTDSSRWPGIVLGLVGILAGIIVLFAPVETIGVLVTIGGIMLILSGLVQLVRAFTFGRGALA; the protein is encoded by the coding sequence ATGTCCAACAGCACCGGGACCGGCACTGCGGTCTTCGCCCTCTCCATCGACCCCGGGCACCTGAGCGCGAGGGAGATCACCGGCATCCGGGTGGCCTTCGCCGCCAGCGCTGTGCTGGCGATCGCCATCGGCACCGTCCTGCTCGTCTGGACCGAGGCGACTCTAACCGTGATCGCCGTGCTGTTCGGGCTCTATTTCGTGATCAGCGGGGTCGTGCGCATCGTGCGCGGCGTGGCCGCGACCGGAGCCGGCACCGGCGGCCGGGTGCTCAACATCGTGTTCGGGGTGTTGGTGCTGATCCTGGGCATCCTGGCGCTGCGCAACCCGGAGGGCTCGCTGGCCGTGCTCGGGCTGCTGGTGGGCATCGTCTGGATCGTGGAGGGCGTCGCCGCCCTCGTCGAGTTCACGACAGACTCCAGCCGGTGGCCGGGGATCGTCCTGGGCCTGGTCGGCATCCTCGCCGGGATCATCGTGCTGTTCGCCCCGGTCGAGACGATCGGCGTACTGGTGACCATCGGCGGGATCATGCTGATCCTGTCCGGGCTTGTGCAGCTGGTGCGCGCCTTCACCTTCGGTCGAGGCGCGCTGGCCTGA
- a CDS encoding glycerophosphodiester phosphodiesterase family protein, protein MTAEPRSFLGPAGPRILAHRGLSTDAPENTLLAFLQALSHGATHLETDVHASRDGVAVITHDPTLALDGTAVNSLTMAELGRIDLGQGQAYCSLAEALAAFPEARFNIDIKSADAVLPTARAIRRAAAASRVLLTSFSETRRRRALRAVPGAATSASAAGVAGLVTVLALRQHWVLPRLLRGIDAVQVPESAGRLRIVTPRLIRRMHGIGVEVHVWTVNDPARMATLLRMGVDGLVTDRCDLAAQVVDAHGSFRPPRAGF, encoded by the coding sequence GTGACAGCTGAGCCACGGTCCTTCCTCGGGCCGGCCGGCCCGCGCATTCTCGCGCACCGCGGGCTGAGCACCGACGCACCCGAGAACACCCTGCTGGCGTTCCTGCAGGCCCTGAGTCACGGGGCCACGCACCTGGAGACCGACGTGCACGCCAGCAGGGACGGCGTCGCCGTGATCACCCACGACCCCACCCTCGCGCTGGACGGCACGGCGGTGAACAGCCTGACCATGGCCGAACTCGGCCGGATCGACCTGGGCCAGGGTCAGGCCTACTGCTCCCTCGCCGAGGCCCTGGCCGCCTTCCCCGAGGCGCGCTTCAACATCGACATCAAATCGGCGGATGCCGTGCTCCCTACGGCCCGCGCCATCCGCAGGGCCGCGGCGGCGAGCCGGGTGTTGCTCACCTCGTTTTCTGAGACCCGGCGCCGCCGGGCGCTCAGGGCCGTCCCCGGCGCCGCGACCTCGGCCTCTGCCGCGGGGGTCGCCGGCCTGGTGACCGTGCTCGCGCTGCGTCAACACTGGGTGTTGCCGCGGCTGCTGCGCGGCATCGATGCCGTCCAAGTGCCGGAGAGCGCGGGCCGGCTGCGCATCGTCACTCCGCGGCTGATCCGCAGGATGCATGGAATCGGCGTGGAGGTGCACGTGTGGACGGTCAACGACCCGGCCCGCATGGCAACCCTGCTCCGGATGGGCGTCGACGGGCTCGTCACCGACCGCTGCGACCTCGCCGCGCAGGTCGTGGATGCGCACGGCTCCTTTCGCCCTCCGCGGGCCGGTTTCTGA
- a CDS encoding SPFH domain-containing protein, which translates to MPSPDQIIVQIFVLLLIIVVLVFVVVILVRTIRIIPQASAGVVERLGKYHKTLMPGLNILVPFIDRVRPLIDMREQVVSFPPQPVITEDNLVVSIDTVVYFQVTDARAATYEIANYLGAVEQLTTTTLRNVVGGLNLEEALTSRDNINGQLRIVLDEATGKWGIRVGRVELKAIDPPISIQDSMEKQMRAERDRRALILTAEGTKQSAILTAEGARQASILQAEGQAKAAVLRAQGEAEAITTVFKAIHDGDPDPKLLAYQYLQTLPKLADGTSNKLWIVPSELTEAMKGIGRAFGPNPVAGSHPGAPTSAAPSDGQGAPGQAPVAGRDS; encoded by the coding sequence GTGCCCAGCCCAGACCAGATCATCGTCCAGATATTCGTGCTGCTGCTCATCATCGTCGTCCTGGTGTTCGTGGTCGTGATCCTGGTCCGCACCATCCGGATCATCCCGCAGGCCAGCGCCGGCGTGGTCGAGCGCCTGGGCAAGTACCACAAGACCCTGATGCCGGGGCTGAACATCCTGGTGCCCTTCATCGACCGGGTCCGCCCGCTCATCGACATGCGGGAGCAGGTCGTGTCGTTTCCGCCGCAGCCCGTGATCACCGAGGACAACCTGGTCGTGTCGATCGACACCGTGGTCTACTTCCAGGTGACGGATGCCCGCGCCGCGACCTATGAGATCGCCAACTACCTGGGCGCCGTCGAGCAGCTCACCACCACGACGCTCCGCAACGTGGTCGGCGGACTGAACCTCGAAGAGGCCCTCACCAGCCGGGACAACATCAACGGCCAGCTCCGGATCGTCCTCGACGAGGCGACAGGCAAGTGGGGAATCCGCGTGGGCCGGGTCGAGCTCAAGGCCATCGACCCGCCCATCTCCATCCAGGACTCGATGGAGAAGCAGATGCGCGCCGAACGAGACCGCCGCGCGCTGATCCTCACCGCAGAGGGCACCAAGCAGTCCGCGATCCTCACCGCCGAGGGTGCCCGCCAGGCCTCGATCCTGCAGGCCGAGGGACAGGCCAAGGCCGCCGTGCTCCGCGCCCAGGGCGAGGCCGAGGCCATCACCACGGTGTTCAAGGCAATCCACGACGGTGACCCGGACCCGAAGCTCCTCGCTTACCAGTACCTGCAGACCCTGCCCAAGTTGGCCGACGGTACCTCCAACAAGCTCTGGATCGTGCCGAGCGAACTGACCGAGGCAATGAAGGGCATCGGACGGGCGTTCGGTCCGAACCCCGTCGCCGGGTCACACCCCGGCGCCCCGACGTCCGCCGCCCCGAGTGACGGCCAGGGGGCGCCCGGTCAGGCGCCGGTGGCCGGACGTGACAGCTGA
- a CDS encoding MIP/aquaporin family protein gives MLVLLGCGVVANVALTKNKGFGGGFLMVTFGWGFAVFAGVTVAYNSGAHLNPAVTLGLVASGATEFGLGVPVNFLSVLVYLAGEFLGAFLGAVVVWLAYKQHYDEEPEPANKLGTFSTGPAIRSYGWNLVTEIIGTFVLVFVVIAFGGGRQGESGGLAALGALPVALLVLVIGTSLGGPTGYAINPARDLSPRIAHFILPIKGKGSSDWAYSWVPVVGPVIGGLLAGWASLIWLPIVA, from the coding sequence ATGCTCGTCCTCCTCGGTTGTGGTGTCGTGGCCAACGTGGCCCTGACCAAGAACAAGGGCTTCGGCGGCGGGTTCCTCATGGTGACCTTCGGCTGGGGTTTCGCGGTCTTCGCCGGTGTCACGGTCGCCTACAACTCGGGTGCTCACCTCAACCCGGCCGTCACCCTCGGGCTCGTCGCATCGGGCGCCACCGAGTTCGGTCTCGGTGTGCCGGTGAACTTCCTGTCGGTTCTCGTCTATCTGGCCGGTGAGTTCCTCGGAGCCTTCCTCGGCGCCGTCGTCGTGTGGCTGGCCTACAAGCAGCACTACGACGAGGAACCCGAGCCGGCCAACAAGCTCGGCACCTTCTCAACCGGCCCGGCCATCCGCTCGTACGGCTGGAACCTCGTCACCGAGATCATCGGCACCTTCGTGCTGGTGTTCGTGGTCATCGCCTTCGGCGGTGGCCGGCAGGGCGAAAGCGGCGGTCTCGCCGCACTGGGCGCGCTGCCCGTGGCGCTCCTAGTCCTCGTGATCGGTACCTCGTTGGGTGGCCCGACCGGGTACGCCATCAACCCCGCCCGTGACCTCAGCCCCCGGATCGCCCACTTCATCCTGCCGATCAAGGGTAAGGGCTCCTCGGACTGGGCCTACTCCTGGGTGCCAGTGGTCGGCCCGGTGATCGGCGGGCTCCTCGCCGGCTGGGCGTCTCTGATCTGGCTGCCCATAGTCGCGTAG
- a CDS encoding NfeD family protein: MVDLTDYLWIVWLTFILVCVIIELLTLDFTFLMIGVGSVAGLGANLLGWEWWVQILFAAAVSVLLLLLIRPVLLRAIARDSPAVPPSNVAALIGMGGRVAATVGELGGLVKLDNGETWTAHLSPGHATLILDPGERVRVSAIEGSTALVEPLERI; the protein is encoded by the coding sequence ATGGTGGATTTGACCGACTACCTGTGGATTGTCTGGCTGACGTTCATCCTGGTCTGCGTCATCATCGAGCTTCTGACTCTCGATTTCACCTTCCTGATGATCGGCGTCGGAAGCGTCGCCGGCCTGGGGGCCAACCTGCTCGGCTGGGAATGGTGGGTGCAGATCCTCTTCGCCGCCGCCGTGTCGGTCCTGCTGCTGCTGCTCATCCGGCCGGTCCTGCTCCGCGCGATCGCCAGGGACAGTCCGGCCGTACCGCCGAGCAATGTGGCAGCTCTGATCGGCATGGGCGGGCGCGTCGCTGCAACGGTGGGCGAACTGGGCGGCCTGGTCAAACTCGATAACGGCGAGACCTGGACCGCGCACCTCTCCCCCGGGCACGCCACACTCATCCTCGACCCCGGCGAACGTGTCCGGGTGTCGGCCATCGAAGGCTCCACCGCGCTCGTCGAACCCCTCGAAAGGATCTAA
- the dhaM gene encoding dihydroxyacetone kinase phosphoryl donor subunit DhaM, with translation MSDSVVAGATQPARRVGIVFVSHSAEIASGLVTLARQMAPEATLVAAGGRDDDGIGTSFDKIAAGIAQADDGSGVVVLCDLGSAILTAETAIEFLDDDVRSRVRIADAPLVEGGVAAAVAAQIGGDVEAVLRAAESAGGSSSVEPGPSNDGGRPGEGSGGAVVRTVTLRNRDGLHARPAADFVKLASTFDAPVRVNGKDAHSLLGIMSLGLTRGMSVEISGPDERSRAAVEALAALIETGFGEE, from the coding sequence ATGTCGGACTCCGTGGTGGCGGGCGCCACTCAACCGGCGCGTCGCGTGGGCATAGTCTTCGTCTCGCACAGCGCCGAGATCGCCTCCGGTCTGGTGACACTGGCCCGGCAGATGGCGCCGGAGGCGACATTGGTGGCCGCCGGCGGCCGAGACGACGACGGCATCGGCACCAGCTTCGACAAGATCGCCGCTGGCATCGCCCAGGCCGACGACGGCAGCGGTGTGGTCGTCCTGTGTGACCTGGGGTCAGCCATCCTGACCGCCGAGACGGCGATCGAGTTCCTCGACGATGACGTGCGTTCGCGTGTGCGCATTGCGGATGCTCCGCTCGTGGAGGGTGGTGTGGCCGCCGCGGTTGCCGCTCAGATCGGCGGTGACGTCGAGGCCGTACTGCGGGCGGCGGAGTCCGCGGGCGGGTCCTCGTCCGTCGAGCCGGGACCGTCGAACGATGGAGGACGACCGGGCGAGGGCTCAGGGGGAGCCGTGGTGCGGACGGTGACCCTGCGCAATCGGGACGGCCTGCACGCGCGCCCCGCGGCGGACTTCGTAAAGCTGGCCAGCACCTTCGATGCCCCGGTACGAGTCAACGGCAAGGATGCGCACAGCCTCCTCGGCATCATGTCGCTCGGTCTCACCCGGGGGATGAGCGTCGAGATCTCCGGGCCTGACGAACGCTCCCGGGCGGCCGTCGAGGCGCTGGCGGCCCTGATCGAGACCGGTTTCGGCGAGGAATGA
- the dhaL gene encoding dihydroxyacetone kinase subunit DhaL — MSVDVAWAEAWIRSSARILSENRAELNTLDREIGDGDHGENMDRGFQAMLAKLDAATDAGTPAELLKTLAATLISTVGGAAGPLYGTAYLKAAAAVAGSADLDGPAVVALLTAGRDGIVLRGKAESGDKTMVDAWTPAVDAAIAAEAAGESPEQILARAADAAESGAAATVPLIARKGRASYLGERSIGHLDPGARSTALILRCASDAAAQS; from the coding sequence ATGAGCGTAGACGTCGCCTGGGCAGAAGCCTGGATCAGGAGCAGTGCACGGATTCTCTCGGAGAACCGGGCGGAGTTGAACACCTTGGACCGGGAGATCGGCGACGGTGACCACGGCGAGAACATGGACAGGGGCTTCCAGGCCATGCTGGCCAAGCTCGATGCCGCGACCGACGCCGGCACTCCGGCCGAACTGCTCAAGACCCTCGCGGCGACGCTCATCTCCACCGTGGGCGGGGCCGCAGGCCCGCTGTACGGCACGGCCTATCTCAAGGCCGCCGCGGCCGTGGCCGGCTCCGCGGACCTGGACGGGCCCGCCGTCGTCGCACTGCTCACGGCCGGACGGGACGGCATCGTCCTGCGCGGCAAGGCTGAGTCCGGTGACAAGACCATGGTCGACGCCTGGACCCCTGCGGTGGACGCGGCAATCGCGGCCGAGGCCGCCGGTGAGAGCCCAGAACAGATCCTGGCCCGGGCGGCGGACGCGGCCGAATCCGGTGCCGCAGCCACGGTTCCCCTGATCGCCCGTAAGGGCCGGGCCAGTTATCTGGGGGAGCGCTCGATCGGTCACCTGGACCCCGGTGCCCGATCCACGGCGCTGATCCTGCGGTGCGCGTCCGACGCGGCCGCGCAGTCCTGA
- a CDS encoding SDR family oxidoreductase: MNPLQPGSLSGKRVLVTGSSRGIGADTVTYFAEAGAKVVINYRNKEARANKLAAAIRETGGTAITVAADLTDAESVSAMFDTIRAEYGGLDILVMNASGGMESGMAEDYAMQLNRDAQVNLLTAAVPLLSDGSRVVFITSHQAHFVDTAANVDVYEPVARSKRAGEDALRAVIPELAEAGIGFVVVSGDMIQGTITAVLLERANPGAISARQESAGKLYNVSEFAAEIVSAAVEPVPAGNTRYVGDTSDFTS, from the coding sequence ATGAATCCCCTCCAGCCCGGTAGCCTTTCGGGAAAGCGCGTCCTCGTCACGGGTTCCTCCCGCGGGATCGGAGCCGACACCGTCACGTACTTCGCCGAGGCCGGCGCGAAGGTCGTCATCAACTACCGCAACAAGGAAGCGCGGGCGAACAAGCTCGCCGCCGCCATCCGCGAAACCGGCGGAACGGCCATCACCGTGGCCGCCGACCTCACCGATGCCGAGTCGGTGTCGGCGATGTTCGACACCATTCGCGCCGAATACGGCGGACTCGACATCCTCGTGATGAACGCCTCCGGCGGGATGGAGAGCGGCATGGCCGAGGACTACGCCATGCAACTGAACCGCGACGCCCAGGTCAACCTCCTCACTGCCGCCGTCCCGCTGCTCAGCGACGGCTCCCGGGTGGTCTTCATCACCAGCCACCAGGCGCACTTCGTCGACACCGCGGCCAATGTGGACGTGTACGAGCCGGTCGCCCGCAGTAAGCGTGCCGGCGAGGATGCCCTCCGTGCCGTCATTCCCGAGCTGGCCGAGGCCGGCATCGGATTCGTCGTGGTGTCCGGCGACATGATCCAGGGCACCATCACGGCCGTCCTGCTCGAGCGCGCCAACCCCGGCGCGATCAGCGCCCGCCAGGAATCCGCTGGAAAGCTCTACAACGTGAGCGAATTCGCGGCGGAGATTGTGTCGGCCGCCGTCGAGCCGGTTCCGGCCGGGAACACCCGATACGTGGGGGACACCTCCGACTTCACCAGCTGA
- the dhaK gene encoding dihydroxyacetone kinase subunit DhaK has translation MKKLVNDPKNVVVEAVAGFGAAHGDIVRVSLDPVFIVREDAPVAGKVGIVSGGGSGHEPLHGGFVGFGMLDAAVPGAVFTSPTPDPILAATKAVDGGAGVLHIVKNYTGDVLNFETAADLAAADEIEVRTVIVNDDVAVKDSLYTAGRRGVAGTVLVEKIAGAAAERGDDLSAVATVAEKVIGQVRSMGVALTPCVVPHAGEPSFTLADDEIEIGIGIHGEPGRERIKLEPADAIVDRILGPILDDIPFASGDRVLLFVNGMGGTPQVELYIVFRRAAAVLAERGIEVTRTLVGNFTTSLEMQGMSITVLKLDDELTALWDAPVHTAALRWGK, from the coding sequence ATGAAAAAACTTGTCAACGACCCGAAGAACGTTGTCGTCGAGGCCGTCGCCGGCTTCGGTGCGGCGCACGGCGATATCGTGCGGGTATCCCTCGATCCTGTGTTCATCGTGCGAGAAGACGCTCCGGTCGCCGGCAAGGTGGGCATCGTCAGCGGCGGCGGGAGCGGGCACGAACCCCTGCACGGTGGTTTCGTCGGATTCGGCATGCTGGACGCCGCAGTCCCCGGGGCTGTGTTCACCTCGCCGACACCCGATCCGATCTTGGCCGCGACCAAGGCCGTCGATGGGGGAGCGGGGGTGCTGCACATCGTGAAGAACTACACCGGTGACGTGCTCAACTTCGAGACGGCAGCGGATCTCGCCGCAGCGGATGAGATCGAGGTGCGCACGGTGATCGTCAACGACGACGTCGCGGTGAAGGACTCGCTCTACACCGCGGGGCGACGCGGGGTCGCCGGCACCGTCCTGGTCGAGAAGATCGCCGGCGCTGCCGCAGAGCGCGGCGACGATCTCTCCGCGGTGGCGACAGTGGCCGAGAAGGTCATCGGGCAGGTGCGCTCGATGGGGGTCGCCCTGACCCCTTGCGTGGTGCCGCACGCGGGCGAGCCGAGCTTCACCCTCGCCGACGACGAGATCGAGATCGGTATCGGAATCCACGGTGAGCCCGGCCGGGAACGGATCAAGCTGGAACCCGCCGACGCCATCGTCGACCGGATTCTCGGACCGATCCTGGACGACATCCCCTTCGCCTCGGGCGACCGGGTCTTGTTGTTCGTGAACGGAATGGGCGGCACGCCTCAGGTTGAGCTGTACATTGTATTCCGACGGGCCGCCGCAGTTCTCGCCGAACGAGGCATCGAGGTGACACGCACGCTCGTCGGCAATTTCACAACATCACTGGAGATGCAGGGCATGTCGATCACGGTTCTCAAACTCGATGACGAGTTGACCGCCCTGTGGGACGCTCCGGTGCACACGGCCGCACTGCGGTGGGGAAAGTAG
- a CDS encoding RNA polymerase-binding protein RbpA, which yields MADRSLRGMRLGSQSLQSEEGVTFSPRVSHTYLCATCGRETVMIFSAEAEAPDEWECRFCSQTATRLVDSKPVIVDHSDEKIARTHWDMLLERRTRAELEELLEERLTVLRQRRGQKVGA from the coding sequence ATGGCAGATCGTAGTTTGCGTGGCATGAGGTTGGGTTCACAGAGCCTGCAGAGCGAAGAGGGCGTGACCTTTTCACCACGAGTGAGTCACACGTATTTGTGTGCAACGTGCGGACGTGAGACGGTGATGATTTTCTCCGCCGAGGCCGAAGCGCCCGACGAGTGGGAGTGCCGTTTTTGCTCCCAGACCGCCACCCGGCTGGTCGATTCCAAGCCGGTCATCGTCGACCACTCCGACGAGAAGATCGCCCGCACCCACTGGGACATGCTCCTGGAGCGACGTACCCGCGCGGAGCTCGAAGAGCTTCTCGAGGAGCGGCTGACGGTGCTGCGTCAGC
- a CDS encoding RidA family protein, with the protein MSGEPRPVDPPGMPTSPAFAQGMIAPAGPLLFVGGQNGIDSSGTLLDGMGPQSEQALRNVLAVRADAGSTGGDRRGGDGSRALTPTAGLA; encoded by the coding sequence GTGAGCGGCGAGCCCCGACCGGTCGACCCGCCAGGGATGCCGACCAGCCCCGCCTTCGCGCAGGGAATGATCGCTCCGGCAGGTCCGTTGCTTTTCGTCGGCGGGCAGAACGGCATCGACTCGTCCGGCACCCTGCTGGATGGCATGGGGCCGCAGAGCGAACAGGCCCTCCGGAATGTGCTCGCCGTGCGTGCCGACGCCGGCTCAACTGGTGGAGATCGACGCGGTGGCGACGGTTCCCGAGCGCTGACGCCCACTGCCGGTCTCGCGTGA